The Xenopus tropicalis strain Nigerian chromosome 2, UCB_Xtro_10.0, whole genome shotgun sequence genome window below encodes:
- the tmem54 gene encoding transmembrane protein 54 translates to MCGPKEMDPARFGKFLMKLGLILIVIGHLNFIIGAIVHGLVLRHLAQLQDAVAMQYSVANITAVVSTILSITCGITAIVLSRYLEHVPLRWTVLVLGIINAILSVACVVDLVVSVIITVGNKGRTLLSSCAFTNVEFIQISYDCPFDPTRIYSTTLCLWVISILLDGAEVVFSVRCFLAVSKLMDIRFCHKRQDKFRIHQKDDVSTEQDALNEEAECIVML, encoded by the exons AGGAAATGGACCCTGCAAGGTTTGGGAAATTTCTGATGAAACTTGGCCTGATTTTAATTGTCATCGGACACCTCAATTTCATAATCGGCGCTATTGTGCATGGATTGGTATTGAGACACTTGGCCCAGCTGCAAGACGCTGTGGCCATGCAGTATTCTGTGGCCAATATCACTGCTGTGGTATCAACGATATTA AGTATCACATGTGGAATAACTGCTATTGTCCTATCCCGGTACCTGGAACATGTACCTTTG CGCTGGACGGTGTTAGTACTTGGTATAATTAATGCAATCCTTTCTGTGGCCTGTGTGGTGGATCTGGTCGTGTCAGTTATCATCACAGTGGGGAATAAAGGTCGCACCCTTTTGTCATCATGTGCCTTCACCAACGTGGAGTTCATTCAGATCTCATATGATTGTCCCTTTGATCCTACAAGAATCTAT AGCACCACTCTTTGTCTGTGGGTAATCTCTATTCTACTGGATGGTGCTGAAGTTGTGTTCAGTGTACGTTGCTTTCTTGCTGTGTCCAAGCTGATGGACATTAGATTCTGCCACAAAAGACAG GACAAGTTTCGTATTCACCAGAAAGATGATGTAAGCACAGAGCAGGATGCTCTGAATGAAGAGGCTGAGTGCATTGTAATGTTGTGA